One Helianthus annuus cultivar XRQ/B chromosome 12, HanXRQr2.0-SUNRISE, whole genome shotgun sequence genomic region harbors:
- the LOC110901591 gene encoding acylsugar acyltransferase 3, translating to MTMIWKLLRLGRRQLHTIISRETIKPSSPTPSHLHTYNLSEMDLINQNSYTPLLLFYPNNRNFGLTSEQKATILKKSLSHSLTQYYPFAGRFTAPASTYVECNDEGVLFLEARNDGKLDTFQHKSLDDESLEQLFADELVFSKSTSSTNPVAVQLNHFSCGGLGLAVSLSRTIGDGCTLGSFLSYWASVARYGSTAHKKVLPLKPHFILHPRIHPTHPEAKAPTMKLSNSLVSKIFVFPNSKLSDLKNKVAFATSGSINNPTLVEILTSLLYKTAVGAATTKSGCFKPSYLFFMVNVRDKFVPKLPKSTVGTCVKALMIETHDISETSLSKVAGDLRKKLQFEEMQNVQQLVEYTKGLMGKLGNGELENVGKGSYWCSSFCGFPFNKLDFGWGKPMGTTLAIRLPKSEYRNGFVLMDTADGDGIKVMMVLEKECMDIFENDKEMLSYCL from the exons ATGACCATGATATGGAAGCTCCTAAGATTAGGAAGAAGACAACTTCACACAATTATCTCTAGGGAAACAATCAAACCCTCATCACCAACTCCTTCTCATCTTCACACTTACAATCTTTCCGAAATGGATCTCATCAACCAAAACTCATATACACCATTGCTTCTCTTCTACCCAAACAATCGCAATTTCGGTTTAACCTCTGAACAAAAAGCCACCATTCTGAAGAAATCCTTGTCACACAGCCTGACACAGTACTATCCTTTCGCGGGTAGGTTTACCGCACCTGCATCAACGTACGTTGAATgtaatgatgagggagttttgtttCTTGAAGCCAGAAATGATGGTAAACTGGACACATTCCAACATAAGAGTTTGGATGACGAAAGTTTGGAACAACTTTTCGCTGATGAACTGGTGTTTAGCAAGAGTACTAGTAGTACAAATCCAGTAGCGGTTCAATTAAATCATTTTTCTTGTGGCGGGTTGGGGTTGGCGGTTTCTTTGTCGCGCACTATTGGGGATGGTTGTACTCTTGGCTCGTTCCTTAGTTATTGGGCTTCGGTGGCTCGTTATGGCTCCACGGCTCACAAGAAG GTACTCCCTCTCAAACCTCATTTCATTCTCCACCCGCGTATCCACCCTACTCATCCGGAAGCCAAAGCGCCCACGATGAAACTATCAAATAGTTTGGTGTCAAAGATATTCGTGTTCCCTAACTCAAAACTAAGTGACCTTAAGAACAAGGTCGCATTTGCCACATCTGGATCGATAAACAATCCTACATTGGTTGAAATACTGACATCTCTACTTTACAAAACCGCGGTGGGAGCAGCCACCACAAAATCCGGTTGTTTTAAGCCGTCTTATTTGTTTTTTATGGTTAATGTACGTGACAAATTTGTCCCTAAGCTACCGAAATCCACCGTTGGAACTTGTGTGAAAGCTCTAATGATAGAAACCCACGATATAAGTGAAACATCCTTAAGTAAGGTGGCGGGAGATTTAAGGAAAAAGTTACAATTTGAAGAGATGCAAAATGTGCAACAATTAGTTGAATACACAAAAGGGTTGATGGGCAAATTGGGAAATGGAGAATTAGAAAATGTTGGCAAGGGATCATATTGGTGTTCTAGCTTTTGTGGGTTCCCTTTCAACAAATTGGACTTTGGGTGGGGAAAGCCCATGGGTACAACTCTTGCAATTAGATTACCAAAATCTGAATATAGAAATGGTTTTGTGCTGATGGATACTGCTGATGGTGATGGTATTAAAGTGATGATGGTTTTGGAAAAAGAATGCATGGATATATTTGAGAATGACAAGGAGATGCTTTCATATTGTTTGTAA
- the LOC110899161 gene encoding putative proline-rich receptor-like protein kinase PERK6, with product MSSKDSGSSSYNKKSPSANNDKNNNNGPRYLDGHKIPMLHLTLPFINHKSLGDREEAILIGAITGATLILLLVVTCICCCCCCRCCKRKKKYHKIKKVSNQQPGSNDIHLKMPSTTASGSTSFDTGSSGPHWTPLPPPHPGLAMGFTKNIFTYDELATATRGFDRSLLLGIGGFGYVFKGVLPNGKEIAVKSLKAGSGQGEREFQAEVEIISRVHHRHLVSLVGYCMEGEKRMLVYEFVPNRTLEYHLQCKSQPVLDCPTRLKIALGAAKGFAYLHEDCCPRVIHRDVKAANILIDNQYEAKVADFGLAKLCAEDNTHVSTRIMGTFGYVAPEYASTGKLTEKSDVFSFGVVLLELITGRKAVEIDESLIDWAAPTLMQALDGGSFDAMVDPRLEGNYNRDEMHRMVSCAAACLRHAARKRPKMSKIVRVLEGDVLLDDLNKADTKANVTHGSGDGISDYEMHSYNKSNRSSQEFSSGECSISS from the exons ATGTCATCCAAGGATTCGGGTTCTTCGAGCTACAACAAGAAATCGCCATCTGCCAACAAtgacaaaaataataataatggaCCCCGTTATTTAGATGGACATAAAATCCCAATGTTACATTTAACATTACCCTTTATAAACCACAAATCACTAGGGGATAGGGAGGAAGCAATCTTAATCGGAGCAATCACAGGAGCAACATTAATACTACTTCTCGTCGTAACCTGcatctgttgttgttgttgctgtcgTTGTTGTAAACGAAAGAAAAAATATCACAAAATTAAAA AAGTATCGAACCAACAACCAGGATCCAATGACATCCATCTGAAAATGCCTTCAACTACCGCTAGTGGTTCAACAAGTTTCGACACGGGCTCGTCCGGACCTCATTGGACCCCATTACCACCACCACACCCCGGTTTAGCCATGGGGTTTACCAAGAACATCTTTACATATGATGAGTTAGCCACGGCCACACGTGGGTTTGATAGGTCTTTGCTTTTAGGAATAGGCGGGTTTGGTTATGTCTTTAAAGGTGTGTTACCTAACGGAAAGGAGATCGCTGTGAAGAGCCTTAAAGCTGGTAGTGGTCAAGGCGAACGTGAGTTTCAAGCTGAGGTTGAAATTATTAGTCGTGTGCATCATCGGCATCTTGTATCTCTTGTTGGATATTGTATGGAGGGCGAAAAAAGAATGTTGGTTTACGAATTTGTTCCTAATCGTACTCTCGAATACCATCTTCAGT GTAAGAGTCAGCCAGTTCTAGATTGCCCAACAAGATTAAAAATCGCTTTGGGAGCGGCCAAAGGCTTTGCTTATCTTCATGAAGATT GTTGTCCTCGCGTTATCCATAGAGACGTCAAGGCTGCAAATATCCTAATCGATAATCAGTACGAGGCTAAG GTGGCTGATTTTGGCTTGGCAAAACTTTGTGCTGAAGATAACACTCATGTCTCGACACGAATAATGGGAACATTCGG GTACGTTGCACCGGAATATGCATCAACGGGTAAGCTGACAGAGAAATCTGATGTTTTTTCTTTTGGAGTCGTGCTCTTGGAACTGATCACAGGACGAAAAGCTGTGGAGATAGACGAAAGTTTAATCGACTGG GCGGCACCTACACTTATGCAAGCATTAGATGGGGGAAGTTTTGACGCGATGGTAGATCCGCGCTTGGAGGGTAACTATAATAGAGATGAGATGCATCGCATGGTATCTTGTGCAGCCGCTTGCCTTCGACACGCTGCAAGGAAACGCCCTAAAATGAGCAAG ATTGTGCGCGTATTAGAGGGTGATGTGTTGTTAGATGACTTGAACAAGGCAGATACGAAAGCAAATGTCACGCATGGATCGGGTGATGGCATATCTGACTACGAGATGCATTCATACAACAAAAGTAATAGGTCAAGCCAAGAATTCTCTAGCGGGGAGTGTAGCATTTCATCTTGA